The following coding sequences lie in one Methanobrevibacter olleyae genomic window:
- a CDS encoding nucleotidyltransferase family protein codes for MDFIRNIQKKDKKTFFKDFENSQKAQVNHFEYENSNKVSDDSRPLIADFTEYSPLHNGHFHCMKTAKSKIPNGLFVAIVPGLFERSGRGLPYILHRNVRSEIAIAVGADIVVEGPPMGIMGSGQYSLCLTKMFQALNTDFIPRGYRPFDAYEKILEKISLGHGIAPKPYKIVDMDTNEVIYNGKLEEDNYVIVSFSKSLKKIGFDFKDKFIFVPRIEGVSGTLIRKACSLNDLESVKFMLPSETIRILEREINADRAPLHDLRLDEYIIDSANNLSFDDLIKLNFFNDKLANELINQREIKPFESVSEIENSIFYGFSSHFKNRVLSILETRINADTISEYINNYPSTVRVLNYKNEKVLNEFKEKVFFNDKIFVNNIEVL; via the coding sequence ATTGATTTTATTAGAAATATTCAAAAAAAGGATAAAAAAACATTTTTCAAAGATTTTGAAAATTCACAAAAAGCCCAAGTTAATCATTTTGAATATGAAAATTCAAATAAAGTCTCAGATGATTCAAGACCTTTAATTGCAGACTTTACAGAATATTCTCCTCTTCATAATGGTCATTTTCATTGTATGAAAACTGCTAAATCTAAAATTCCTAATGGACTGTTTGTAGCTATTGTTCCAGGATTATTTGAGAGAAGTGGTAGAGGATTACCATATATTTTGCACAGGAATGTCAGATCAGAAATAGCTATTGCTGTAGGTGCAGATATTGTTGTTGAAGGACCGCCTATGGGAATTATGGGATCTGGACAATATTCTTTATGTTTAACAAAAATGTTTCAAGCTTTAAATACTGATTTTATTCCTAGAGGTTATAGGCCCTTTGATGCTTATGAAAAGATTTTAGAAAAAATTTCATTAGGTCATGGCATAGCTCCAAAACCTTATAAAATTGTTGATATGGACACTAATGAAGTAATTTATAATGGGAAATTAGAGGAAGATAATTATGTTATAGTATCCTTTTCTAAATCATTAAAAAAAATAGGCTTTGATTTTAAGGATAAATTTATTTTTGTTCCAAGGATTGAAGGTGTTAGCGGAACTTTAATTCGTAAAGCCTGTTCTCTAAATGATTTAGAATCTGTTAAATTCATGTTACCTAGTGAAACAATTAGGATTTTAGAAAGAGAAATTAATGCTGATAGAGCTCCACTACATGATTTAAGACTTGATGAGTATATAATTGATTCTGCGAACAACTTATCTTTCGATGATTTGATTAAATTAAATTTCTTCAATGATAAATTAGCTAATGAATTAATTAATCAACGTGAAATAAAACCATTTGAATCTGTTTCAGAAATTGAAAATTCTATTTTTTATGGCTTTAGCAGTCATTTTAAAAATAGAGTTTTGAGTATATTAGAAACAAGGATTAATGCAGATACTATTTCAGAATATATTAATAATTATCCTAGCACTGTTCGTGTTTTAAATTATAAAAATGAGAAGGTATTAAATGAATTTAAAGAAAAGGTCTTCTTCAATGATAAAATTTTTGTAAATAATATTGAGGTTTTATAA
- a CDS encoding dihydroorotase, with protein MFDLVLKNLKLLDYSNELFIAIEDGKIAKISKSSIKGEKEIDLKGQLVFPGLIDPHVHFRDPGLTYKEDFKTGSMAAAHGGFTFVMDMPNTVPKTNTYKSFKDKLKIAESKSIVNFGLHAGYSTLEEMEKILELNPMSFKIFMDLETDEDLDKIFKDISDLSKKSIVTAHCEKRDMVLEYTKKLSNETEAIAYSYGRPAESEDESVAQAIALSKKYGNDLHICHLSTKNAMNLAISNNVSFEFTPHHLLYDNTAFNEFGTIIKTNPPLREKTKKITIQDLNENSIIATDHAPHSLEEKTKGTWDSSPGIPSLETVLSLLLTEVNKSNLDLSLIPKIFSENVAKRFNLENKGFIKEGFDADLVVLDLNKEGVFDIDNFYTKAEYSPFDGLYYKGKVTMTMVNGDIIMENDECTY; from the coding sequence ATGTTTGATCTAGTTTTAAAAAATCTAAAATTATTAGATTATTCTAATGAATTATTTATAGCAATTGAAGATGGTAAAATAGCAAAAATATCAAAATCTTCAATTAAAGGTGAAAAAGAAATAGATCTTAAAGGGCAATTAGTATTTCCGGGGCTTATTGATCCTCATGTTCATTTTAGAGACCCTGGTTTAACATATAAAGAAGATTTTAAAACTGGTTCTATGGCTGCAGCACATGGCGGATTTACATTTGTAATGGATATGCCTAATACTGTTCCTAAAACTAATACATATAAATCATTTAAAGATAAATTAAAAATTGCAGAATCTAAATCTATAGTTAATTTTGGGCTTCATGCAGGATATTCTACACTTGAAGAAATGGAAAAAATTCTTGAATTGAACCCTATGTCATTTAAAATATTCATGGACTTAGAAACTGATGAAGATTTAGATAAAATCTTTAAGGACATATCTGATTTAAGTAAAAAGTCAATTGTAACAGCTCATTGTGAAAAAAGAGACATGGTTTTAGAATACACTAAAAAATTGTCTAATGAAACTGAAGCTATTGCATATAGCTATGGCCGTCCTGCAGAATCTGAGGATGAATCTGTTGCTCAAGCTATTGCACTTTCTAAAAAATATGGGAACGATTTACATATTTGTCATTTAAGTACTAAAAATGCAATGAATTTAGCAATTTCTAATAATGTAAGTTTTGAATTTACTCCCCATCACTTGTTATATGATAATACAGCATTTAATGAATTTGGGACAATTATTAAAACCAATCCTCCTTTAAGAGAAAAAACTAAAAAGATTACTATTCAAGATTTAAATGAAAATTCAATAATAGCTACAGATCATGCACCTCATAGTTTAGAAGAAAAAACAAAAGGAACTTGGGATTCTAGCCCAGGTATTCCCTCTTTAGAAACTGTTTTATCTTTACTATTGACTGAGGTGAATAAATCAAATTTAGATTTAAGTTTAATTCCTAAAATATTTTCAGAAAATGTTGCTAAAAGATTTAATCTTGAAAATAAAGGGTTTATTAAAGAAGGTTTTGATGCAGACTTGGTTGTTTTAGACTTAAATAAAGAAGGGGTCTTTGATATAGATAATTTCTATACAAAAGCAGAATATTCTCCATTTGATGGACTTTATTATAAAGGTAAAGTAACTATGACTATGGTAAATGGGGATATAATTATGGAAAATGATGAATGTACATATTGA
- a CDS encoding 4Fe-4S binding protein, translating to MIVFNENSCIKCGACEGVCPTAAIEVGDHIVYCDTCGGAPNCADVCPNGALQVDDIAIDEEGNTQVRLIFNKTKCNECGDCVEACPSKTLKLDAEDSQLLKGFCVMCQKCVDICPVDVIGVPGVKEPVERVVKPEGPVYIEDCKGCGVCVAECPVDAITLSAYGEPIEVDEDKCIQCGVCSQSCPWNAIFIAENANPVKRTKEMKSFTLDADTCIGCNSCVDICPGSFITPKSDLTVVLPEVCAACGLCVNVCPVDAIDLDVEYGASKFSSTEGICRDEEKCIYDGGCALKCPTEAIKVVTKRGMEVPSRQKDMGEQSFTMCVRCGACANVCPNDALQLDSVDKEIDGETVSRDRIIFNPSKCDECGECIDACPYDMLHKAYKVNLPIAGFCTLCEQCIAKCTPEALSLK from the coding sequence ATGATAGTATTCAATGAAAATAGCTGTATTAAATGTGGAGCATGTGAAGGTGTTTGTCCTACAGCAGCTATTGAAGTAGGCGATCACATCGTTTACTGTGATACTTGTGGTGGAGCACCTAATTGTGCTGATGTATGTCCTAATGGTGCTTTACAAGTAGACGACATAGCTATTGATGAAGAAGGAAACACTCAAGTAAGATTAATCTTTAACAAAACTAAATGTAATGAATGTGGAGATTGTGTAGAAGCATGTCCTTCTAAAACTCTTAAATTAGATGCAGAAGATTCTCAACTCTTAAAAGGATTCTGTGTAATGTGTCAAAAATGTGTTGACATCTGTCCTGTAGACGTTATCGGAGTTCCTGGAGTAAAAGAACCTGTAGAGAGAGTTGTTAAACCAGAAGGTCCTGTATACATTGAAGATTGTAAAGGATGTGGAGTATGTGTAGCTGAATGTCCTGTAGATGCAATCACCTTATCTGCTTACGGAGAACCTATCGAAGTAGATGAAGATAAATGTATCCAATGTGGAGTATGTTCACAATCTTGTCCATGGAATGCAATTTTCATCGCAGAAAATGCAAACCCTGTAAAACGTACTAAAGAAATGAAATCATTTACTTTAGATGCTGATACATGTATCGGTTGTAATTCCTGTGTTGATATTTGTCCTGGAAGCTTCATTACCCCTAAATCTGACTTGACTGTAGTTCTTCCTGAAGTATGTGCTGCATGTGGTCTTTGTGTAAATGTATGTCCTGTAGATGCAATTGATTTAGATGTTGAGTATGGTGCATCTAAATTCAGTTCAACTGAAGGAATTTGTAGGGATGAAGAAAAATGTATCTATGATGGAGGATGTGCTTTAAAATGTCCTACTGAAGCTATAAAAGTAGTTACCAAAAGAGGAATGGAAGTACCTTCCCGTCAAAAAGATATGGGCGAGCAATCTTTCACCATGTGTGTAAGATGTGGTGCTTGTGCTAATGTATGTCCTAACGATGCATTACAATTAGACTCTGTTGACAAAGAAATTGATGGTGAAACTGTATCTAGAGATAGAATCATTTTCAACCCATCTAAATGTGATGAATGTGGAGAATGTATTGACGCATGTCCATATGATATGTTACATAAAGCATACAAAGTTAACTTACCTATTGCTGGATTCTGTACTCTCTGTGAACAATGTATCGCAAAATGTACTCCAGAAGCTCTTAGTTTAAAATAG
- a CDS encoding Ni/Fe hydrogenase subunit alpha: MVKLTMEPVTRIEGHAKITVHLDDAGNVEDTRLHVMEFRGFEKFLQGRPAEEVPRIVPRICGICDVQHHLAAAKAVDQIYGFDDDEILPAAYKMRELMNWGSFMHSHALHFYFLAAPDLVVPDGTRKTRNVFQIIQDMPEVALQAIKIRRNGLDIVSATGGRPIHPTSSTPGGISTELDEETQADLLAKAKENIELSQATIELAVPILEEKIDLVKTLGYFGDTRHCGLVKDGVWDVYNGNVRIKDKDGSIYTEYNNLEYTDVVAEHVKPYSWLKFPYIKELGYPEGIYRVAPLSRINVCDKMPDDAPLAQAALEDFRERFGYAQYPLLFHWARLIEMLASAEMAAAALEQDLSGDKFPDALERSAGEGAGIVEAARGTLIHHYKTDDNGLITNANIIVATIQNNPAMEMGIQQVAKDYIKPGVEVDDKIFNLMEMVIRAHDPCLSCATHTMDSQMRLATVEVYDSEGNLINKI, from the coding sequence ATGGTAAAACTTACTATGGAACCTGTAACTCGTATTGAAGGTCACGCAAAAATTACTGTACACCTTGACGATGCAGGAAATGTAGAAGACACTAGATTACATGTTATGGAATTTAGAGGATTCGAAAAATTCTTACAAGGACGTCCAGCTGAGGAAGTACCTCGTATCGTACCTAGAATATGTGGTATTTGTGATGTACAACACCACTTAGCTGCTGCTAAAGCTGTTGACCAAATCTACGGATTTGATGATGATGAAATCTTACCAGCTGCTTACAAAATGAGAGAACTTATGAACTGGGGATCTTTCATGCATTCACACGCTCTCCACTTCTACTTCTTAGCAGCTCCAGATTTAGTAGTTCCTGATGGAACCAGAAAAACTAGAAATGTTTTCCAAATTATCCAAGATATGCCAGAAGTTGCTTTACAAGCTATTAAAATCAGAAGAAACGGTTTAGATATTGTATCTGCAACTGGTGGTCGTCCAATTCACCCAACTTCTTCTACTCCTGGTGGTATTTCTACTGAATTAGATGAAGAAACCCAGGCTGATTTATTAGCAAAGGCTAAAGAAAATATTGAATTATCTCAAGCTACTATTGAATTAGCAGTACCTATCTTAGAAGAAAAAATTGACCTTGTTAAAACTTTAGGTTACTTCGGTGACACTCGTCACTGCGGTCTTGTAAAAGATGGTGTATGGGATGTATACAATGGTAATGTAAGAATAAAAGACAAAGATGGATCTATTTACACTGAATATAACAACCTCGAATATACTGATGTTGTTGCAGAGCATGTAAAACCATACTCTTGGTTAAAATTCCCTTACATTAAAGAATTAGGATACCCTGAAGGTATTTACAGAGTAGCACCATTATCTCGTATTAATGTTTGTGACAAAATGCCTGATGATGCTCCTTTAGCACAAGCTGCATTAGAAGACTTCAGAGAAAGATTCGGTTATGCACAATACCCATTGTTATTCCACTGGGCAAGATTAATCGAAATGTTAGCTTCTGCTGAAATGGCTGCTGCTGCTTTAGAACAAGATTTATCTGGTGACAAATTCCCTGATGCATTAGAAAGAAGTGCTGGAGAAGGTGCAGGTATTGTAGAAGCTGCTCGTGGTACTTTAATCCACCACTACAAAACTGATGACAATGGTTTAATTACCAATGCAAACATCATAGTAGCAACTATTCAAAACAACCCTGCAATGGAAATGGGTATTCAACAAGTAGCTAAAGATTACATCAAACCGGGTGTAGAAGTAGATGATAAAATATTTAACTTAATGGAAATGGTTATCAGAGCTCACGACCCATGTTTATCTTGTGCTACCCACACTATGGATAGTCAAATGAGACTAGCTACTGTCGAAGTATATGATAGTGAAGGAAACTTAATAAACAAAATCTAA
- a CDS encoding NADH-quinone oxidoreductase subunit B family protein translates to MADKVKIGTMWLGGCSGCHLSIADFHESLLDVLELAQFEFSPVLCDTKYDEVPELDVLIVEGGIRNEENRELAEMLREKAGLVIAYGTCAAYGGIPGLGNLHTVEELTTEAYINSVSTYNDAGIIPNEDVPSLESRVRPLYEAIQVDLMIPGCPPKSDVVAEAILTLLRGETIELPTTNLCEVCPREKPPAGLAMDFIKRQFEVGKPEDDLCLIAQGLVCMGPATVSLCGAQCPSIAIPCRGCYGPTAKVNDAGAKMISAIASDYGVNEDKTVDPEQVADQLDDIVGTFYTYTLPAALVPAKMQKGGK, encoded by the coding sequence ATGGCAGATAAAGTTAAAATAGGAACTATGTGGCTCGGAGGATGTTCTGGTTGTCACTTATCCATTGCGGATTTCCACGAATCTTTATTAGATGTTTTAGAATTAGCTCAATTCGAATTCTCACCAGTATTATGTGATACTAAATACGATGAAGTACCTGAATTAGATGTACTTATTGTAGAAGGTGGAATTAGAAACGAAGAAAACAGAGAATTAGCAGAAATGTTAAGAGAAAAAGCTGGCCTCGTTATTGCATATGGTACTTGTGCAGCTTATGGTGGTATTCCTGGTCTTGGTAATTTACATACTGTTGAAGAATTAACTACCGAAGCTTACATTAACTCTGTAAGTACTTACAACGATGCTGGTATTATTCCTAATGAAGATGTGCCTTCATTAGAAAGCAGAGTAAGACCATTATATGAAGCTATTCAAGTTGATTTAATGATTCCTGGTTGCCCTCCAAAATCTGATGTAGTAGCTGAAGCTATTCTCACTTTATTAAGAGGAGAAACTATAGAATTACCTACCACTAACCTTTGTGAAGTATGCCCTAGAGAAAAACCACCTGCTGGACTCGCTATGGACTTCATTAAAAGACAGTTCGAAGTTGGTAAACCTGAAGATGATTTATGTTTAATTGCTCAAGGATTAGTTTGTATGGGACCTGCAACCGTATCTTTATGTGGTGCACAATGCCCAAGTATTGCTATCCCATGTAGAGGTTGCTATGGACCTACTGCAAAAGTAAATGATGCAGGTGCAAAAATGATTTCTGCAATTGCATCTGACTACGGTGTTAACGAAGATAAAACTGTAGACCCTGAACAAGTAGCTGATCAATTAGATGATATTGTAGGTACTTTCTACACTTACACTTTACCAGCTGCTTTAGTCCCTGCTAAAATGCAAAAAGGAGGAAAATAA
- a CDS encoding hydrogenase iron-sulfur subunit, protein MSEDVKIVMFCCNWCSYGGADTAGTARMQYPPNIRVIRVMCSGRIDPQFILKAFRDGADGVFVAGCHMGDCHYDAGNYKLDRRMRLVYKLVEDMGIGRERVHHDWISASEGEKFASSVKMMVNRIKDLGPSPLKAQLDAEN, encoded by the coding sequence ATGTCTGAAGATGTAAAAATTGTAATGTTTTGTTGTAACTGGTGTTCCTATGGTGGAGCAGATACTGCAGGTACTGCAAGAATGCAATACCCACCTAACATTCGTGTTATAAGAGTAATGTGTTCTGGAAGAATTGACCCTCAGTTTATTTTAAAAGCATTCAGAGACGGTGCTGACGGTGTATTCGTAGCAGGATGCCACATGGGTGACTGCCACTACGATGCAGGTAACTATAAACTTGACAGAAGAATGAGATTAGTTTATAAATTAGTCGAAGATATGGGAATTGGAAGAGAAAGAGTCCATCATGACTGGATTTCTGCTTCTGAAGGAGAAAAATTCGCTAGTTCTGTAAAAATGATGGTAAACAGAATTAAAGATTTAGGACCTTCCCCATTAAAAGCACAACTAGATGCTGAAAATTAG
- a CDS encoding SufB/SufD family protein, producing the protein MLVVRNVTHNAEKAKNKKATLGTDVVIENFTKEDINAFDVIDDIKDVDKKTQKSFLKVGVDATAEERAGSFVQMDQSNIFSHSISDSIELMNLGVALDKHSWLKDYMWNAVKPDVDKYTAETALSEAKDGAYSGYFVRSLPGTKEIFPVQACMFIADQDVMQTAHNIIIAEENSELHLITGCATGDDISSALHVGISEIYIKPGAKVTFTMVHNWAEQVEVRPRTAIIQEENSTYINNYILTSPVKSIQSYPTTYCNGENARALFQSIQSGINESIIDVGSRAILNAPRSSAEIISRAVANDDSKIYSRGHLSGNVPNVKGHLECHGLVLDDNSSIYAVPELEANAANLEMSHEAAVGQIDEEEIYYLTSRGLTEEEAASMIVRGFLSMDITGLPNELAAETQKMIDMSLEGM; encoded by the coding sequence GTGTTAGTTGTGCGCAATGTAACTCATAATGCTGAGAAGGCAAAAAACAAAAAAGCAACACTAGGTACTGATGTTGTAATTGAAAACTTTACTAAGGAAGATATCAATGCTTTTGATGTAATTGATGATATTAAAGATGTTGATAAAAAAACTCAAAAATCTTTTTTAAAAGTAGGTGTTGATGCAACTGCTGAAGAAAGAGCAGGTTCTTTTGTCCAAATGGACCAATCAAATATTTTTTCACATTCTATTTCTGATTCAATTGAACTAATGAATTTAGGTGTTGCATTAGATAAACATTCTTGGTTAAAAGATTATATGTGGAATGCAGTAAAACCAGATGTAGACAAATATACTGCAGAAACAGCACTTTCTGAAGCAAAAGATGGAGCTTACAGTGGCTATTTTGTAAGATCTTTACCTGGAACTAAAGAAATTTTCCCAGTTCAAGCTTGTATGTTTATTGCAGACCAAGATGTGATGCAAACTGCACATAATATTATTATTGCTGAGGAAAATTCAGAGCTTCACCTTATTACTGGATGTGCAACTGGTGATGATATTTCATCTGCACTTCATGTAGGTATCTCTGAAATTTATATTAAACCTGGTGCTAAAGTTACTTTTACTATGGTTCATAATTGGGCAGAACAAGTAGAAGTACGTCCAAGAACTGCAATTATCCAAGAAGAAAACAGTACTTATATTAATAATTATATTTTAACAAGCCCAGTTAAATCTATTCAATCTTATCCTACTACTTATTGTAATGGTGAAAATGCAAGAGCATTATTCCAAAGTATTCAAAGTGGTATTAATGAATCAATTATTGATGTAGGATCTAGAGCTATTTTAAATGCTCCTAGATCAAGTGCAGAGATTATTTCTCGTGCTGTAGCTAATGATGATTCTAAAATTTATTCTAGAGGGCATTTATCTGGAAATGTTCCTAATGTTAAAGGACACTTAGAATGTCATGGTTTAGTTTTAGATGATAATTCATCTATTTATGCAGTTCCGGAACTTGAAGCTAATGCAGCAAACCTTGAGATGTCTCACGAAGCAGCAGTTGGTCAAATTGATGAAGAAGAAATTTATTACTTAACTTCAAGAGGATTAACTGAAGAAGAGGCAGCTTCTATGATTGTTAGAGGTTTCTTAAGTATGGATATTACAGGTTTACCTAATGAATTAGCTGCTGAAACTCAAAAAATGATTGATATGAGTTTAGAAGGAATGTAA
- the sufC gene encoding Fe-S cluster assembly ATPase SufC → MLLEVKDLVVEVEGKRVLNGVNLAIREGETHVLLGPNGAGKSTLFLTILGFPKYEVVEGSILFKGEDITNLTTTERVQKGLGVSFQNPPTIRGVSVRDLLKFESKQDSDEELNPRMQELARKLKFSDEFLDRDVNRGFSGGEVKRSEILQLLAQEPLFTMFDEPDSGVDIENVELLAEELNVLLDKDKKPGQRRKAGLLITHLGYILNFIKADKAHVLMQGIIACSGGPDEILEDIRKEGFKGCVSCAQCNS, encoded by the coding sequence ATGTTACTTGAAGTTAAAGATTTAGTTGTTGAAGTAGAAGGTAAACGTGTTTTAAATGGTGTAAACCTTGCAATAAGAGAAGGGGAAACTCATGTTCTTTTAGGTCCGAATGGTGCTGGTAAAAGTACATTATTCTTAACTATATTAGGATTCCCAAAGTATGAGGTTGTAGAAGGATCTATCCTATTTAAGGGAGAAGATATCACTAATTTAACTACTACTGAAAGAGTTCAAAAAGGTCTTGGTGTAAGCTTCCAAAACCCTCCAACTATTCGTGGAGTAAGTGTAAGAGATTTATTAAAATTTGAATCAAAACAAGACTCTGATGAAGAGTTAAATCCAAGAATGCAAGAACTTGCTCGTAAGTTAAAATTCAGTGATGAGTTCTTAGACAGAGATGTTAATAGGGGATTTTCTGGTGGAGAAGTTAAAAGGTCTGAAATTCTTCAATTACTTGCTCAAGAACCTCTCTTTACAATGTTTGATGAACCAGACTCTGGTGTTGACATTGAAAATGTAGAATTATTAGCTGAGGAATTAAATGTTTTATTAGACAAAGATAAAAAGCCTGGTCAAAGAAGAAAAGCAGGTTTGCTTATTACTCACTTAGGTTATATTTTGAATTTTATTAAAGCGGATAAAGCTCATGTATTAATGCAGGGTATAATTGCTTGTTCTGGTGGTCCTGATGAAATTTTAGAGGATATTAGGAAGGAAGGATTTAAAGGATGTGTTAGTTGTGCGCAATGTAACTCATAA
- a CDS encoding PRC-barrel domain-containing protein: protein MENTVAKPNTHRREEKLWSEIKSYQVATNNARILGVLDELIINEKTGKIVDIAVKVEAGRNIHVKGAKRRGDLLLIPFTKIEKVGEFIIVTE, encoded by the coding sequence ATGGAAAATACTGTTGCTAAACCTAATACTCATAGAAGAGAAGAAAAATTATGGAGTGAAATAAAAAGCTATCAAGTAGCTACTAATAATGCTCGTATTTTAGGAGTACTTGATGAGTTAATTATCAATGAAAAAACTGGTAAAATCGTGGATATTGCTGTAAAAGTAGAAGCTGGACGTAATATTCATGTAAAAGGTGCTAAACGTAGAGGAGATTTATTATTAATCCCATTCACCAAAATAGAAAAAGTTGGAGAATTCATTATTGTAACTGAATAA